Proteins encoded by one window of Haematobia irritans isolate KBUSLIRL chromosome 2, ASM5000362v1, whole genome shotgun sequence:
- the LOC142226469 gene encoding chitinase-like protein Idgf1, whose translation MFWLKFLIFLSVSLSLLQIVTGQNVNNKRLVCYFNPESSLRQGNAKFKSTNLYNALAHCTHLVYDSGFLQRKSFALRFGLESFNLKNAKRQNPHLKFYLSLGGDKDDEAPYLELLESNKTKQLQFIGECVKSLQTLGFDGLDMAFPLPRNNPNREIGLAKFLNDVKDIWATNKMDKYKHYYTRLLVDMKEAFDKAKLSLVMTVLPNVNSSLYFDVAKIHNNFEFINLFAFDFNTPQRNPSEADYFAPLFMNRNQPRLPYANVDFQVSHWINNGCPPNLLNLGIATYGRAWNMTVKSGLTGEPVVEYTLPNVAFGKHKLINGLVSWTDICHHLTPRRRHGISLRQITDEYGTYAFRPANNNGTHGYWLSYDDPQFAASKAKYVNDKSLGGMAIFDLSHDDFRAICRGNEEFPILQSLRRTLNIVKTTNGKTFQDIRRKFMNIFKLTKQSNL comes from the exons atgttttggttaaaatttttaatttttctaagtgTTTCATTGTCTCTACTACAAATTGTAACTGGTCAAAATGTCAATAATAAAAGGCTGGTTTGTTATTTCAATCCAGAAAGCTCTTTGAGGCAAG gaaatgctaaattcaaaagTACTAATTTGTACAATGCTTTGGCCCATTGTACCCATTTGGTTTATGACTCGGGATTTTTACAACGAAAATCATTTGCCTTACGCTTTGGTTTAGAATCATTTAATCTGAAGAATGCCAAAAGACAAAATCCTCATTTGAAATTCTATTTGAGTTTGGGTGGAGATAAAGATGATGAGGCTCCATATTTGGAACTTTTGGAGAGCAATAAGACTAAACAACTACAATTCATAGGAGAATGTGTGAAAAGTTTACAAACCTTAGGTTTCGATGGTCTTGATATGGCTTTCCCTTTGCCCAGAAATAATCCCAATCGAGAGATAGGTCTAGCGAAATTTCTCAATGatgtgaaagatatatgggccaccaataaaatggataaatatAAACATTACTATACCCGTTTACTGGTAGACATGAAGGAGGCCTTTGACAAAGCCAAATTGTCATTGGTAATGACGGTATTGCCCAATGTCAATTCCTCCT TGTATTTTGATGTTGCcaaaattcataataattttgaaTTCATCAACCTGTTCGCTTTCGATTTCAATACTCCTCAGCGTAATCCCTCCGAAGCAGATTATTTTGCTCCTTTGTTTATGAATAGAAATCAACCCCGGCTGCCTTATGCCAATGTTGATTTTCAAGTCAGTCACTGGATCAATAATGGATGTCCCCCTAATCTTTTGAATTTGGGCATAGCCACCTATGGCCGAGCATGGAATATGACTGTAAAGTCAGGACTAACAGGAGAACCCGTAGTGGAATATACTTTGCCAAATGTGGCCTTTGGAAAACATAAACTTATAAATGGATTAGTCAGTTGGACAGATATTTGTCACCATTTGACACCACGCAGACGTCATGGCATATCGCTACGTCAAATCACTGATGAATATGGAACCTACGCTTTTCGGCCGGCTAACAACAATGGCACCCATGGTTATTGGTTGAGCTATGATGATCCTCAATTTGCCGCTAGTAAAGCAAAATACGTCAATGACAAGTCTTTGGGTGGTATGGCCATATTTGATTTGAGTCATGATGATTTCCGAGCCATATGTCGGGGTAATGAAGAATTTCCCATCTTGCAATCTTTGCGTCGAACATTGAATATTGTAAAAACTACAAATGGAAAAACTTTTCAAGACATCAGAAggaaatttatgaatatttttaaattaacgaaACAAAGTAATTTgtag
- the LOC142226470 gene encoding chitinase-like protein Idgf1, with protein sequence MFLVKCLIFLSVSLFLLQIVTGQTVNNKRLVCYYDPESSLRQGNAKFTSLHFNNSLARCTHLVYNSGFLQPKSFALRLGLGSFNLKNAKRQNPHLKFYLSLGGDKDDQAPYLELLESNKTKQLKFIGECVKSLQTLGFDGLDMAFPLPRNNPNQEIGLTKFLNDVKDIWATNKMDKYKHYYTRLLVDMKEAFDKAKLSLVMTVLPNVNSSLYFDVAKIHNNFEFINLFAFDFNTPQRNPSEADYFAPLFMNRNQPRLPYANVDFQVSHWINNGCPPNLLNLAIATYGRAWNMTVKSGLSGEPIVEYTLPNVAFGKHKLKNGLVSWTDICHHLTPRRRHGISLRQITDEYGTYAFRPANNNGTKGYWLSYDDPQFAARKAKYVNDKSLGGMAIFDLGHDDFRAICRGNEEFPILQSLRRTLNIVKTTNGKTFQDIGEFFV encoded by the exons atgtttttggtaaaatgtttaatttttctaaGTGTTTCTTTGTTTCTACTACAAATTGTAACTGGTCAAACTGTCAATAATAAAAGGCTGGTTTGTTACTACGATCCAGAAAGCTCTTTGAGGCAAG GAAATGCCAAATTCACAAGTCTGCATTTCAATAATTCTTTGGCCCGTTGTACTCATTTGGTGTATAACTCAGGATTTTTACAACCAAAATCATTTGCCTTACGCTTGGGTTTAGGATCATTTAATCTCAAGAATGCCAAAAGACAAAATCCTCATTTGAAATTCTATTTGAGTTTGGGTGGAGATAAAGATGATCAGGCTCCATATTTGGAACTTTTGGAGAGCAATAAGACTAAACaactaaaattcattggagaatgTGTGAAAAGTTTACAAACTTTAGGTTTCGATGGTCTTGATATGGCTTTCCCTTTGCCCAGAAATAATCCCAATCAAGAGATTGGTCTAACGAAATTTCTCaatgatgtgaaggatatatgggccaccaataaaatggataaatatAAACATTACTATACCCGTTTGCTGGTTGACATGAAGGAGGCTTTTGACAAAGCCAAATTGTCATTGGTAATGACGGTATTGCCCAATGTCAATTCCTCCT TGTATTTTGATGTTGCcaaaattcataataattttgaaTTCATCAACCTGTTCGCTTTCGATTTCAATACTCCTCAGCGTAATCCCTCCGAAGCAGATTAttttgctcctttatttatgaataGAAATCAACCCCGGCTGCCTTATGCCAATGTTGATTTCCAAGTCAGTCACTGGATCAATAATGGATGTCCCCCTAATCTGTTGAATTTGGCCATAGCCACCTATGGCCGAGCATGGAATATGACTGTAAAATCAGGACTATCTGGAGAACCCATAGTGGAATATACTTTGCCAAATGTGGCCTTTGGAAAACATAAACTTAAAAATGGATTAGTCAGTTGGACAGATATTTGTCACCATTTGACACCACGCAGACGTCATGGCATATCGCTACGTCAAATCACTGATGAATATGGAACCTATGCTTTTCGGCCGGCTAACAACAATGGCACCAAGGGTTATTGGTTGAGTTATGATGATCCTCAATTTGCCGCTAGGAAAGCAAAATACGTCAATGACAAATCTTTGGGTGGTATGGCCATATTTGATTTGGGTCATGATGATTTCCGAGCCATATGTCGGGGTAATGAAGAATTTCCCATCTTGCAATCTTTGCGTCGAACATTGAATATTGTGAAAACTACAAATGGAAAAACTTTTCAAGACAttggagaattttttgtttaa